A section of the Hevea brasiliensis isolate MT/VB/25A 57/8 chromosome 17, ASM3005281v1, whole genome shotgun sequence genome encodes:
- the LOC110638478 gene encoding 60S ribosomal protein L27, whose product MVKFLKPNKAVILLQGRFAGRKAVIVRSFDDGTRDRPYGHCLVSGISKYPAKVIKKDSAKKTAKNSRVKAFMKVVNYSHLMPTRYTLDVDLKDVVSPDSLVTKDKKVTAAKEIKKRFEERFKTGKNRWFFSKLRF is encoded by the coding sequence ATGGTCAAGTTCTTAAAACCAAACAAGGCCGTTATCCTCCTACAGGGCCGCTTCGCCGGCAGGAAGGCGGTGATTGTCCGATCCTTCGATGACGGCACACGCGACCGCCCTTACGGCCACTGCCTGGTCTCTGGCATATCCAAGTACCCAGCGAAGGTGATCAAGAAAGACTCTGCGAAGAAGACAGCGAAGAATTCACGAGTGAAGGCGTTTATGAAGGTGGTGAACTACAGCCATTTGATGCCTACGAGATACACACTGGATGTGGATTTGAAGGATGTGGTGAGTCCTGATTCGTTGGTGACAAAGGACAAGAAGGTTACGGCTGCCAAAGAAATCAAGAAGAGGTTTGAGGAGAGATTCAAGACTGGGAAGAACCGATGGTTCTTTTCCAAGCTCAGGTTTTGA